From a region of the Rhinopithecus roxellana isolate Shanxi Qingling chromosome 8, ASM756505v1, whole genome shotgun sequence genome:
- the LOC104674012 gene encoding LOW QUALITY PROTEIN: olfactory receptor 2G6 (The sequence of the model RefSeq protein was modified relative to this genomic sequence to represent the inferred CDS: inserted 1 base in 1 codon): MEETNNSSEKGFLLLGFSDQPQLERFLFVIILFLHILSLLGNTAIILVSCLDSRLHTPMYFFLSNLSCVDICFTTSVAPQLLVTMNKADKTVSYGGCVAQLYVAMGLGSSECILLAVMAYDRYAAVCRPLHYTAMMHPRLCASLASVAWLCGLITSLVQSSLTVQLPLCGHRKLDHIFCEVPVLIKLACVDTTFNEAELFVASVVFLIVPVLLILVSYGFITQAVLRIQSAVGRQKAFGTCSSHLVVVIVFYGTIIFMYLQPANSRSKNQGKFXLFYTIVTPLLNPIIYTLRNKDVKGALRTLILGNAVGQATGTREIPGILKKRNTPRPSEGSLSPDIPLVSPKTLGSI; this comes from the exons ATGGAGGAAACCAACAACAGCTCTGAAAAGGGGTTTCTTCTCCTGGGATTTTCAGATCAGCCTCAGCTAGAGAGGTTTCTCTTTGTCATCATTTTGTTCCTCCACATCTTGAGCCTTCTGGGGAACACTGCCATCATACTAGTGTCTTGTCTGGACTCCAGACTCCACACTCCGATGTACTTCTTCCTCAGCAACCTCTCGTGCGTGGACATCTGCTTTACCACCAGTGTTGCCCCACAGTTACTGGTTACCATGAATAAAGCAGACAAAACCGTGAGCTACGGTGGCTGTGTGGCCCAGCTCTACGTGGCCATGGGCTTGGGCTCGTCCGAGTGTATCCTCTTGGCCGTCATGGCTTATGACCGCTATGCTGCTGTctgccggccactgcactacacaGCCATGATGCACCCGAGGCTCTGTGCGTCTCTGGCCAGTGTAGCATGGCTCTGCGGCCTCATTACCTCCCTGGTTCAGAGCTCCCTCACTGTGCAGCTGCCCCTCTGTGGTCATCGCAAACTGGATCATATTTTCTGTGAGGTGCCAGTGCTCATCAAACTGGCCTGTGTGGATACGACTTTCAATGAGGCAGAACTCTTTGTGGCCAGTGTAGTCTTTCTAATAGTCCCGGTGTTACTCATCTTAGTCTCCTATGGCTTTATCACCCAAGCTGTGTTAAGGATACAATCAGCTGTGGGGCGCCAAAAGGCCTTTGGGACCTGTTCCTCTCACCTGGTTGTGGTCATTGTTTTCTATGGGACCATCATATTCATGTACCTTCAACCGGCCAATAGTAGATCCAAAAACCAGGGAAAGT CTCTTTTCTATACCATAGTCACCCCCCTTTTAAACCCCATTATCTACACTCTGAGAAACAAAGATGTGAAAGGGGCCTTGAGGACCCTGATACTGGGAAATGCTGTTGGACAAGCCACGGGGACTCGTGAAATACCTGGAATTCTAAAGAAGCGAAACACGCCAAGGCCGAGTGAGGGTTCGTTGTCCCCAGACATTCCTCTTGTCAGTCCCAAGACCCTGGGTTCCATCTAG